In the genome of Burkholderia diffusa, one region contains:
- a CDS encoding TetR/AcrR family transcriptional regulator has product MPTTTDDPGRRARKRIQMLAHLADTGARLFDAHGYDAVTMEQIAAQADVAKRTLYNHFPTKEAVLAHWLESELARDLAHLQRDIARRKTFASRIACVLDASAAWCEQHPVYLLAYLRHRFLSIGVAEAESGKGNGGDIASVWEQLIAAGQQAGELNPALAADQLATWFHHLYLAAMLRWLTVPGLMLKREFQSVAKLFVEGAHAKA; this is encoded by the coding sequence ATGCCGACGACGACCGACGATCCGGGCCGCCGCGCACGCAAGCGCATCCAGATGCTCGCGCATCTCGCCGACACCGGCGCACGCCTGTTCGATGCTCACGGCTACGATGCCGTGACGATGGAACAGATCGCCGCGCAGGCCGATGTCGCGAAACGCACGCTGTACAACCACTTTCCGACGAAGGAGGCCGTGCTCGCGCACTGGCTCGAAAGCGAACTCGCGCGCGATCTCGCGCATCTGCAGCGCGACATCGCGCGACGGAAGACCTTCGCGTCGCGGATCGCCTGCGTGCTCGACGCGTCGGCCGCGTGGTGCGAACAACATCCGGTGTACCTGCTCGCATACCTGCGGCATCGATTCCTGAGCATCGGCGTGGCGGAAGCGGAAAGCGGGAAAGGCAACGGCGGCGACATCGCATCCGTGTGGGAGCAACTGATCGCGGCCGGACAGCAGGCAGGCGAACTGAACCCGGCACTGGCGGCCGACCAGCTCGCCACATGGTTCCATCACCTGTATCTCGCGGCGATGCTGCGCTGGCTGACCGTGCCGGGGTTGATGCTGAAGCGGGAATTCCAGTCGGTCGCGAAGCTGTTCGTCGAAGGCGCGCACGCAAAAGCGTGA
- a CDS encoding sensor domain-containing diguanylate cyclase gives MKPHTPLATLRSHTASAVARILSPRGVLVAGVVLLLFSWGLSTSLLIEARHDAYDHAVENSRNLMLLIERDISRNIELYDLSLQNVVDGLADPELMTLPPRQRHRLLFDRAATGAYLGAIFVMDAHGNIVIDSAESPPRQGNFADRDYFAVHRDRLAQGLYISRPYASQLRGGALTIALSRRITLADGRFGGIVVGTLSIDYFRALLDGLAVGKHGSAAIVEDNGTLVSRLPYDARVVGLDLHDAPLFIEAQRRSEGALTGIGAIDSVRRIYVYKHLANLPLVVDVAPAEIDVYASWRHRTIWAAVLMCLFTAFIGWGSLALSRELKRRQIAESKLYRLAYTDSLTGLDNRGTFDTVLAKEAQRASRSGRPLSVLFVDVDHFKAFNDYYGHLAGDDVLRRVAQSASGCLRRDSDHVARYGGEEFVVTLPDTDARGAATVAEAIRHAIAGLDIAHARSPYGHVTASIGAATTAGGRVNAATLLRQADEALYRAKSGGRNRVSNAEANTADA, from the coding sequence ATGAAGCCACACACGCCGCTCGCTACGCTGCGCAGTCATACCGCGTCGGCCGTGGCACGCATTCTGTCGCCCCGCGGCGTGCTCGTAGCGGGCGTCGTGCTGTTGCTGTTCAGCTGGGGGCTCTCGACATCGCTGTTAATCGAGGCACGCCACGACGCGTATGACCACGCGGTCGAAAATTCGCGCAACCTGATGCTGCTGATCGAGCGCGATATTTCTCGCAATATCGAACTGTACGATCTGTCGCTTCAAAACGTCGTCGACGGTCTCGCTGATCCGGAGTTGATGACATTGCCGCCGCGTCAGCGCCACCGGCTGCTGTTCGATCGCGCGGCGACCGGTGCGTATCTCGGCGCCATTTTCGTGATGGATGCGCATGGCAATATCGTGATCGATTCGGCCGAATCGCCGCCGCGACAAGGCAATTTCGCCGACCGCGACTATTTCGCCGTGCATCGCGACCGGCTCGCGCAAGGTCTTTACATTAGCCGACCCTATGCGTCGCAGTTGCGCGGCGGCGCGTTGACGATCGCGCTCAGCCGCCGGATCACGCTGGCCGACGGCCGCTTCGGCGGGATCGTCGTCGGCACGCTCAGCATCGACTACTTCCGCGCGCTGCTCGACGGTCTCGCGGTCGGCAAGCACGGCAGCGCGGCAATCGTCGAGGACAACGGCACGCTCGTGTCGCGCCTGCCGTACGATGCGCGCGTGGTCGGCCTCGATCTTCACGACGCACCGCTCTTCATCGAGGCGCAGCGCCGCAGCGAAGGCGCGCTGACGGGCATCGGCGCGATCGACAGCGTGCGGCGCATCTATGTTTACAAGCATCTCGCGAATCTGCCGCTCGTCGTCGACGTTGCGCCCGCGGAAATCGACGTCTATGCATCGTGGCGCCATCGCACGATCTGGGCCGCCGTGCTGATGTGCCTGTTTACGGCGTTCATCGGCTGGGGCTCGCTCGCGCTGTCGCGCGAACTCAAGCGCCGGCAGATCGCCGAGTCGAAGCTGTACCGGCTCGCGTACACCGATTCACTGACGGGGCTCGACAACCGCGGCACGTTCGACACGGTGCTCGCGAAGGAAGCGCAGCGCGCGTCGCGCAGCGGCCGCCCGCTGTCGGTGCTGTTCGTCGACGTCGACCATTTCAAGGCGTTCAACGACTATTACGGCCACCTCGCCGGCGACGACGTGCTGCGCCGCGTCGCGCAATCCGCGTCGGGCTGCCTGCGCCGCGACAGCGACCACGTCGCGCGCTACGGCGGCGAGGAATTCGTCGTCACGCTGCCCGACACCGATGCGCGGGGTGCGGCGACCGTCGCCGAAGCGATCCGCCATGCAATCGCCGGGCTCGACATCGCACACGCGCGCAGCCCGTACGGGCACGTGACGGCGAGCATCGGCGCCGCGACCACGGCCGGCGGGCGCGTCAACGCAGCGACGCTGCTGCGGCAGGCCGACGAAGCGCTGTACCGTGCGAAGTCCGGCGGACGCAATCGCGTGTCGAACGCCGAGGCAAACACGGCCGACGCGTGA
- a CDS encoding glycosyltransferase gives MKLVIATYGTEGDTRPLAALGRALLDAGHEVRLLADAATLGSAAALGVPCAPLSGDIRAAIAPDGALSGAVRGRGGFNDTSKALAAIANANTASWMREVAAASAGCDAILVSGLASFVGLSIAEYRGVPAIGTGMIPITPTAAFASPFLPPGKVPRWLNRASHGFVNALLWHAFKRATNAARASVCGLLPRRRVWTDHPMLYGVSPALLADPADWPPHVLACGQWRVDAPAWTPPPALSSFLDAGDPPVYIGFGSMAGFDRAAMVDALLRALDGRRALFHPGWSGIDASMLPAHVCMIGETPHDRLFPRVSMAIHHGGSGTTHSAARAGIPSVVVPFAGDQFFWASRLQRLGVADAPVAGRRVDAAALARAIAFAARADTQARAVELGARIAREDGVRLAVGAIERWGRPGVA, from the coding sequence ATGAAACTCGTCATCGCCACCTACGGAACCGAAGGCGACACGCGCCCGCTCGCGGCGCTCGGCCGCGCGCTGCTGGATGCCGGCCATGAGGTCAGGTTGCTGGCCGACGCCGCGACGCTCGGTTCGGCCGCCGCGCTCGGCGTGCCTTGCGCACCGCTGTCCGGCGACATCCGCGCGGCGATCGCGCCGGATGGCGCGTTGTCCGGCGCGGTGCGTGGGCGCGGCGGTTTCAACGACACGTCGAAGGCGCTCGCGGCGATCGCGAATGCGAACACGGCGTCATGGATGCGCGAAGTCGCGGCCGCATCGGCCGGTTGCGATGCGATCCTGGTGTCGGGGCTGGCGTCATTCGTCGGGCTGTCGATCGCCGAGTATCGCGGCGTGCCGGCGATCGGCACGGGAATGATTCCGATCACGCCGACCGCTGCGTTCGCGTCGCCGTTTCTGCCGCCCGGCAAGGTGCCGCGCTGGCTGAATCGCGCGAGCCACGGGTTCGTGAACGCACTGCTGTGGCATGCGTTCAAGAGGGCGACCAATGCAGCGCGCGCCAGCGTGTGCGGACTGCTGCCGCGCCGGCGCGTATGGACCGATCATCCGATGCTCTACGGTGTGTCGCCCGCGCTGCTGGCCGATCCGGCCGACTGGCCGCCGCATGTGCTGGCATGCGGTCAATGGCGTGTCGACGCGCCGGCGTGGACGCCGCCGCCCGCGCTGTCGAGCTTTCTCGACGCGGGCGATCCGCCCGTGTATATCGGCTTCGGCAGCATGGCCGGGTTCGACCGGGCCGCGATGGTCGACGCGCTGCTGCGTGCGCTCGACGGCCGGCGCGCGCTGTTCCATCCGGGCTGGAGCGGCATCGATGCGTCGATGCTGCCGGCGCATGTGTGCATGATCGGCGAGACGCCGCACGACCGGTTGTTTCCGCGTGTTTCGATGGCGATCCACCACGGCGGATCGGGTACCACGCATTCGGCCGCGCGGGCGGGCATTCCGTCGGTCGTCGTGCCGTTCGCGGGCGATCAGTTTTTCTGGGCGAGCCGGCTGCAACGCCTCGGTGTGGCCGATGCGCCGGTAGCGGGGCGGCGTGTGGACGCTGCGGCGCTAGCACGCGCGATCGCGTTCGCGGCACGCGCCGACACGCAAGCGCGTGCCGTCGAACTCGGTGCGCGGATCGCGCGGGAGGACGGGGTGCGGCTGGCGGTCGGCGCGATCGAGCGCTGGGGGCGCCCCGGCGTGGCCTGA
- a CDS encoding FUSC family protein yields MTAQLPARLPPLLRHALRPLLDPYRRYRHAKLIHAARVALAILVSIALSTGLRVPHGEWSTITVLIVVGGLQHHGNIRKKAAERALGTSIGALAGLGLILLYSVLHAPLAIYLLMAIACGFCAYHAIGKAGYIALLSAITMVIVAGHGDNEIVDGLWRAVNVLTGIAIALAFSFALPLYATYSWRYKLADALRACAAVHARLAGDRHVSDDAHLKEMAALSALLVQLRSLMPSVSKECEIPVAQLEAIQRGLRLCIGYLEILSSTVPARDDVAAREYMRNEMKAVNRRIRDTLVGASRALKFGTPSRLAARRRPAEPPHGAPPPQLSGYVSITAKLAGEVDQLREKLLDTAQAWNI; encoded by the coding sequence ATGACCGCCCAGCTTCCTGCCCGATTGCCGCCGCTCCTGCGCCATGCGCTCCGTCCCCTGCTGGACCCTTACCGCCGCTACCGGCACGCGAAGCTGATCCATGCGGCACGCGTCGCGCTCGCGATCCTCGTGTCGATCGCCTTGTCCACCGGGCTGCGCGTGCCGCACGGCGAATGGTCGACGATCACCGTGCTGATCGTCGTCGGTGGGCTGCAGCACCACGGCAATATCCGCAAGAAGGCGGCCGAACGCGCGCTCGGCACGTCGATCGGCGCGCTCGCGGGGCTCGGGCTGATCCTGCTCTACTCCGTCCTGCACGCGCCGCTCGCGATCTACCTGCTGATGGCGATCGCGTGCGGGTTCTGCGCGTATCACGCGATCGGCAAGGCCGGCTACATCGCGCTGCTGTCGGCGATCACGATGGTGATCGTCGCCGGACACGGCGACAACGAGATCGTCGACGGCCTGTGGCGCGCGGTGAACGTGCTGACCGGCATCGCGATCGCGCTGGCTTTCTCGTTCGCGCTGCCGCTCTACGCGACTTACTCGTGGCGCTACAAGCTCGCCGACGCGCTGCGTGCGTGCGCGGCCGTGCATGCGCGCCTTGCGGGCGACCGCCACGTGAGCGACGACGCACACCTGAAGGAAATGGCCGCGCTGAGCGCACTGCTGGTGCAGTTGCGTTCGCTGATGCCTTCGGTGTCGAAGGAATGCGAGATTCCGGTCGCGCAGCTCGAGGCGATCCAGCGCGGCCTGCGCCTGTGCATCGGCTATCTGGAGATTCTGTCGAGCACGGTGCCGGCCCGCGACGACGTGGCTGCCCGCGAATACATGCGCAACGAAATGAAGGCCGTGAACCGGCGCATCCGCGACACGCTCGTCGGCGCGAGCCGCGCGCTCAAGTTCGGCACGCCGAGCCGGCTCGCGGCCCGCCGCCGGCCGGCCGAGCCGCCGCACGGCGCGCCGCCGCCGCAGCTGTCGGGCTATGTATCGATCACGGCCAAGCTGGCCGGCGAAGTGGATCAGTTGCGCGAGAAACTGCTCGATACCGCGCAGGCGTGGAATATCTGA
- a CDS encoding LysR family transcriptional regulator, whose amino-acid sequence MELRHLRYFVAVAEERNFTRAAERLHIAQPPLSRQIQQLEEALGVPLFERNARPLKLTDAGRFFYSHAVQLLAQTTELESMTKRVGKIERSMSVGFVGSTLYGMLPKIIRRFRSEYPAVELSLHEMSTMDQIKALKEGRIDVGFGRIRHEDPSVRRVVLREERMIVALPVGHVLDGAKPVLSLHDLVNDTLIIFPKAPRPSYADQVLAAFHDRALQPRKIYETRELQIALGLVAMGEGVSVVPHSVYGLKRDDISYKPLDDPNLVSPIIMSMRMLDESEDIRAMQALIYRLYDESQMEYLPPQPE is encoded by the coding sequence ATGGAGTTGAGACACCTCCGCTACTTCGTCGCGGTTGCAGAGGAGCGGAATTTCACGCGTGCGGCCGAGCGCCTGCACATCGCGCAGCCGCCGCTCAGCCGGCAGATCCAGCAGCTCGAGGAGGCGCTCGGCGTGCCGCTGTTCGAGCGCAACGCGCGGCCGCTGAAGCTCACCGACGCGGGGCGGTTCTTCTATTCGCACGCGGTGCAACTGCTCGCGCAGACCACCGAACTCGAATCGATGACGAAACGGGTCGGCAAGATCGAGCGCAGCATGTCGGTGGGATTCGTCGGTTCGACGCTTTACGGGATGCTGCCGAAGATCATCCGGCGCTTTCGCAGCGAGTATCCGGCCGTCGAGCTGAGCCTGCACGAGATGTCGACGATGGACCAGATCAAGGCGCTGAAGGAAGGGCGCATCGACGTCGGGTTCGGCCGCATCCGCCATGAGGATCCGAGCGTGCGGCGCGTCGTGCTGCGCGAGGAGCGGATGATCGTCGCGCTGCCGGTCGGTCACGTGCTCGACGGCGCGAAGCCCGTGCTGTCGCTGCACGATCTCGTGAACGACACGCTGATCATTTTTCCGAAGGCCCCACGGCCGAGCTATGCGGACCAGGTGCTCGCCGCCTTTCACGATCGCGCTTTGCAGCCGCGCAAGATCTACGAGACGCGCGAACTGCAGATCGCGCTCGGGCTCGTCGCGATGGGCGAGGGCGTGTCGGTCGTGCCGCACAGCGTGTACGGCCTGAAGCGCGACGATATCAGCTACAAGCCGCTCGACGATCCGAACCTCGTGTCGCCGATCATCATGAGCATGCGGATGCTCGACGAGTCGGAGGACATCCGCGCGATGCAGGCGCTGATCTACCGGCTGTACGACGAGTCGCAGATGGAATATCTGCCGCCACAACCCGAATGA
- the hutC gene encoding histidine utilization repressor: MTTPIYQEIKDFILARIHAGEWAEGDQVPSENELAREFNVARMTVNRALRELTAEQVLTRTRGSGTYVASPKYESTLVAIRSISDEVAARGHAYRAQVLEVGAAVADAKLADELQLDTGSPIFHSRVLHFENDTPVQLEERWVNPACAPEYALQDFTTTTPNQYLTRVAPLQRVEYRIEAAMPDAATRRHLTTDEREPCLLLHRRTWSQGMVASVANLWHPGSRYRFTGHF; encoded by the coding sequence ATGACCACACCGATCTATCAGGAAATCAAGGACTTCATCCTCGCGCGCATTCACGCGGGCGAGTGGGCGGAAGGCGACCAGGTGCCGTCGGAGAACGAGCTCGCGCGCGAATTCAATGTCGCGCGGATGACGGTCAACCGCGCGCTGCGCGAGCTGACGGCCGAACAGGTGCTCACGCGCACGCGCGGCTCGGGCACGTATGTCGCGTCGCCGAAATACGAATCGACACTGGTCGCGATCCGCAGCATTTCCGATGAAGTCGCCGCGCGCGGCCATGCGTATCGTGCGCAGGTGCTGGAGGTCGGCGCGGCCGTCGCCGATGCGAAACTCGCCGACGAGCTGCAGCTCGACACCGGCAGCCCGATCTTCCATTCGCGCGTGCTGCACTTCGAGAACGACACGCCCGTGCAACTCGAGGAGCGCTGGGTCAATCCGGCCTGCGCGCCCGAATATGCATTGCAGGACTTCACGACAACGACGCCGAACCAGTACCTGACGCGCGTCGCGCCGCTGCAGCGGGTCGAATACCGGATCGAGGCCGCAATGCCCGATGCGGCGACGCGCCGCCACCTGACGACGGACGAACGCGAACCGTGCCTGCTGCTGCATCGGCGCACGTGGTCGCAAGGGATGGTCGCGTCGGTGGCCAATTTGTGGCATCCGGGCAGCCGCTACCGGTTCACGGGGCATTTCTGA
- a CDS encoding alpha/beta fold hydrolase: MTEIVTEETWVETPQGRLFAKRWHGAPAQASAAPEPAAPTPAAPIVLLHDSLGCVELWRDFPAQLARATRRDVIAYDRLGFGRSDRHPGQLGTTFVRDEADRGFHALLERFGIDAFVAFGHSVGGGMAVGCAAAYPARCRALVTVSAQAFVEDRTRDGIREAEQQFDAPGQLDRLARYHGDKAEWVLRAWVDTWLSPAFRDWSLDDELPRVRCATLAIHGEQDEYGSDVHPKRIAARVAGPSSFLLLDGCGHMPHRERTDDVLAAVATFLRDALA, translated from the coding sequence ATGACTGAAATCGTGACCGAGGAGACCTGGGTCGAGACGCCGCAAGGGCGTCTCTTCGCGAAGCGCTGGCACGGCGCGCCGGCGCAGGCATCGGCCGCGCCTGAGCCGGCCGCGCCTACGCCGGCAGCGCCGATCGTGCTGCTGCACGATTCGCTCGGCTGCGTCGAACTATGGCGCGACTTCCCCGCGCAACTCGCGCGCGCCACCCGGCGCGACGTGATCGCTTACGACCGGCTGGGCTTCGGCCGGTCCGATCGTCATCCGGGGCAACTCGGCACGACGTTCGTACGCGACGAGGCCGATCGAGGGTTCCATGCGTTGCTCGAGCGGTTCGGCATCGATGCGTTCGTGGCGTTCGGGCACAGCGTCGGCGGCGGCATGGCGGTCGGATGCGCGGCGGCGTATCCGGCGCGTTGCCGCGCATTGGTGACGGTCTCCGCGCAGGCGTTCGTCGAGGATCGCACGCGCGACGGCATTCGCGAGGCGGAGCAGCAGTTCGACGCGCCCGGCCAGCTCGACCGGCTCGCGCGCTATCACGGCGACAAGGCCGAATGGGTGCTGCGTGCGTGGGTCGATACGTGGCTGTCGCCGGCGTTTCGCGACTGGAGCCTCGACGACGAACTGCCGCGCGTGCGGTGCGCGACGCTCGCGATTCACGGCGAGCAGGACGAATACGGATCTGACGTGCATCCGAAACGGATCGCCGCGCGCGTCGCGGGGCCGTCGTCGTTCCTGCTGCTCGACGGATGCGGACACATGCCGCATCGCGAGCGGACCGACGACGTACTCGCGGCCGTGGCGACGTTCCTGCGCGACGCGCTCGCGTGA
- a CDS encoding amino acid permease, which translates to MSATPNSDQPGSSANPPKLHRALKARHLTMIAIGGSIGTGLFVASGASISQAGPGGAMVAYMLIGLMVYFLMTSLGEMAAFMPVSGSFATYGAKYVDEGFGFALGWNYWYNWAVTIAVELVAAQLVMHYWFPDVPGVWWSAAFLGVMFLLNALTVRGFGEAEYWFALIKVVTVLAFIGVGLLMIFGILKGAPANGWGNLTIGDAPFAGGLPALMGVAMIAGFSFQGTELIGVAAGESENPRTTIPRAVRQVFWRILLFYVLAIFVIGVLIPYTDPNLLKSDVTDIGVSPFTLVFRHAGLAFAAGVMNAVILTAVLSAGNSGMYASTRMLYNLATEGRAPKLFAKLSAGGVPRNALYATTAVGALCFFTSLYGDKTVYLWLLNTSGMTGFIAWLGIAISHYRFRKGYVKQGYAVDQLPYQSKWFPFGPLFAFVLCLVIALGQDYQAFLANRIDWAGVAATYVGIPLFLVVWLGYRLLNKSRFVRYEDMEIAPWVAANRGAQMQRVENRETVG; encoded by the coding sequence ATGTCCGCAACTCCGAATTCCGACCAACCCGGTTCGTCCGCGAACCCACCCAAGCTTCATCGCGCGCTGAAGGCGCGCCATCTGACGATGATCGCCATCGGCGGCTCGATCGGCACGGGCCTGTTCGTCGCGTCCGGCGCGTCGATCTCGCAGGCCGGCCCCGGCGGCGCGATGGTCGCGTACATGCTGATCGGCCTGATGGTCTACTTCCTGATGACAAGCCTCGGCGAGATGGCCGCGTTCATGCCGGTGTCGGGCTCGTTCGCGACCTATGGCGCGAAATACGTCGACGAGGGTTTCGGCTTCGCGCTCGGCTGGAACTACTGGTACAACTGGGCCGTGACGATCGCGGTCGAACTCGTCGCCGCGCAACTCGTGATGCACTACTGGTTCCCGGACGTGCCGGGCGTCTGGTGGAGCGCCGCGTTCCTCGGCGTGATGTTCCTGCTCAACGCACTGACGGTGCGCGGTTTCGGCGAGGCCGAATACTGGTTCGCGCTGATCAAGGTCGTCACCGTGCTGGCGTTCATCGGCGTCGGCCTGCTGATGATCTTCGGCATTCTGAAAGGCGCGCCGGCCAACGGCTGGGGCAACCTGACGATCGGCGACGCGCCGTTCGCGGGTGGCCTGCCCGCATTGATGGGCGTCGCGATGATCGCGGGCTTCTCGTTCCAGGGCACCGAGCTGATCGGCGTCGCGGCCGGCGAATCGGAGAACCCGCGCACGACGATCCCGCGCGCGGTGCGCCAGGTGTTCTGGCGGATCCTGCTGTTCTACGTGCTGGCGATCTTCGTGATCGGCGTGCTGATTCCCTATACCGATCCGAACCTGCTGAAGAGCGACGTGACCGACATCGGCGTGAGCCCGTTTACGCTCGTGTTCCGCCACGCGGGCCTCGCGTTCGCGGCCGGTGTGATGAACGCGGTGATCCTGACGGCCGTTCTGTCGGCCGGCAACTCGGGCATGTACGCGTCGACGCGGATGCTCTACAACCTCGCGACGGAAGGCCGCGCGCCGAAGCTGTTCGCGAAGCTGTCGGCCGGCGGCGTGCCGCGCAACGCGCTGTACGCGACGACCGCCGTCGGCGCGCTGTGCTTCTTCACCTCGCTGTACGGCGACAAGACTGTGTACCTGTGGCTGCTGAACACGTCGGGGATGACGGGTTTCATCGCGTGGCTCGGCATCGCGATCAGCCATTACCGGTTCCGCAAGGGCTATGTGAAGCAGGGCTACGCAGTCGACCAGCTGCCGTACCAGTCGAAGTGGTTTCCGTTCGGCCCGCTGTTCGCGTTCGTCCTGTGTCTCGTGATCGCGCTCGGCCAGGACTATCAGGCGTTCCTCGCGAACCGGATCGACTGGGCGGGCGTGGCCGCGACCTACGTCGGCATTCCGCTGTTCCTCGTCGTGTGGCTCGGCTACCGGCTTCTGAACAAGAGCCGTTTCGTGCGTTACGAGGACATGGAGATCGCGCCGTGGGTCGCCGCGAATCGCGGCGCGCAGATGCAGCGCGTGGAGAACCGCGAAACCGTGGGCTGA
- the argG gene encoding argininosuccinate synthase — MSTILESLPTGQKVGIAFSGGLDTSAALHWMKLKGAVPYAYTANLGQPDEDDYDAIPKRAIEYGAAGARLIDCRAQLVAEGIAALQSGAFHITTAGVTYFNTTPIGRAVTGTMLVAAMKEDGVNIWGDGSTYKGNDIERFYRYGLLVNPDLKIYKPWLDQTFIDELGGRAEMSEFMNQAGFAYKMSAEKAYSTDSNLLGATHEAKDLESLESGIKIVNPIMGVAFWRDDVKIAAEEVTVRFEAGQPVALNGVEFKDQVELLLEANRIGGRHGLGMSDQIENRIIEAKSRGIYEAPGLALLYIAYERLVTGIHNEDTIEQYRENGRRLGRLLYQGRWFDPQAIMLRETAQRWVARAITGEVKIELRRGNDYSILSTKSPNLTYQPERLSMEKVASTFSPRDRIGQLTMRNLDITDTRDKLRVYTQVGLLTPGESSALPQIKGDGEQ; from the coding sequence ATGAGCACGATTCTCGAAAGCCTCCCGACCGGCCAGAAGGTCGGTATCGCCTTCTCTGGCGGCCTGGACACCAGCGCCGCGCTGCACTGGATGAAACTGAAGGGCGCCGTCCCGTACGCATATACGGCGAACCTCGGCCAGCCCGACGAAGACGATTACGACGCGATCCCGAAACGCGCGATCGAATACGGCGCAGCCGGCGCCCGCCTGATCGACTGCCGCGCGCAGCTCGTCGCCGAAGGCATCGCGGCGCTGCAAAGCGGCGCGTTCCACATCACGACGGCCGGCGTCACGTACTTCAACACGACGCCGATCGGCCGCGCCGTGACGGGCACGATGCTCGTCGCCGCGATGAAGGAAGACGGCGTCAACATCTGGGGTGACGGCAGCACGTACAAGGGCAACGACATCGAGCGCTTCTACCGCTACGGCCTGCTCGTGAACCCGGACCTGAAGATCTACAAGCCGTGGCTCGACCAGACGTTCATCGACGAACTCGGCGGCCGCGCCGAAATGTCCGAATTCATGAACCAGGCCGGCTTCGCATACAAGATGTCGGCCGAGAAGGCGTATTCGACCGACTCGAACCTGCTCGGCGCGACGCACGAGGCGAAGGATCTGGAAAGCCTCGAAAGCGGCATCAAGATCGTGAACCCGATCATGGGCGTCGCGTTCTGGCGTGACGACGTGAAAATCGCCGCCGAGGAAGTGACGGTGCGCTTCGAAGCAGGCCAGCCGGTCGCGCTGAACGGCGTCGAGTTCAAGGACCAGGTCGAGCTGCTGCTCGAGGCGAACCGCATCGGCGGCCGCCACGGCCTCGGCATGAGCGACCAGATCGAGAACCGCATCATCGAGGCGAAGAGCCGCGGCATCTATGAAGCCCCGGGCCTCGCGCTGCTGTACATCGCGTACGAGCGCCTCGTCACCGGCATCCACAACGAAGACACGATCGAGCAGTACCGCGAGAACGGCCGCCGTCTCGGCCGCCTGCTGTACCAGGGCCGCTGGTTCGACCCGCAGGCGATCATGCTGCGCGAAACGGCACAGCGCTGGGTCGCGCGCGCGATCACCGGCGAAGTGAAGATCGAACTGCGCCGCGGCAACGACTACTCGATCCTGAGCACGAAGTCGCCGAACCTCACGTACCAGCCGGAACGTCTGTCGATGGAGAAGGTGGCGTCGACATTCTCACCGCGCGACCGGATCGGCCAGCTGACGATGCGCAACCTCGACATCACCGATACGCGCGACAAGCTGCGCGTCTACACGCAAGTCGGCCTGCTGACGCCGGGTGAATCGTCGGCGCTGCCGCAGATCAAGGGCGACGGCGAGCAGTAA
- a CDS encoding DUF3717 domain-containing protein: MSASPAERKAGPVSIVRIEAAINAWREVYPPAPDGEDGYALDAGSNCLAELYGAMICYRLPDVPLDSLSDAQRDALYATEA; this comes from the coding sequence ATGAGCGCATCACCCGCCGAGCGGAAGGCCGGACCCGTTTCCATCGTGCGAATCGAAGCCGCGATCAACGCGTGGCGCGAAGTGTATCCGCCGGCACCGGACGGCGAGGACGGCTATGCGCTCGACGCCGGCAGCAACTGCCTGGCCGAGTTGTACGGCGCGATGATCTGCTATCGGCTGCCGGACGTGCCGCTCGACTCGCTGAGCGACGCGCAACGCGACGCGCTGTACGCGACCGAGGCGTGA